Below is a window of Myroides profundi DNA.
TATAGAAGTACGACTCCCTGCATAAGATACTGTATAAGTCAATGCTACAGCACATATCCCAAAGGCAAAGGCAGATAGATTAATCGATATAAAAGGAAATAGCATAGCTAGAGCAGCTCCGAAGGCAGCTCCTGAAGAGATACCTAAAGTAAAAGGGTCTACTATAGGGTTGCGAAAGATGGCTTGTAACACTCCTCCTGATACAGCAAGAGAAGCTCCTACTAGAAAGGTTAAGATAATACGAGGCAAACGCACTTTCCACAAAATAGTCTCTATCGGGTCTGTAGAAAGTTCTGAACTACTAAACCACTTCACAGCATGGCTAAATAGTTCTGCTGGAGATAAAGTCCCCGTAGTTCCCAACATAAGAGACCCTATTAATAACCAAATAGGGATAATCCACAATAACCCAACTTTAATGCTATATCTCATATATGGTTTATTTCTGACCTTTTGTATTGTATAATATATTCATCGCTTCATCTATCTCTGCTCTTAGTGCATCTTCTGTGTACTCAGGGTAACTCCATTGACGAACTTGTTTGGCAAATAATAAAAACTTCACTGTGTGAGGATCGTATAAGAATGAAGGTTTCATGACCTTTACTTGTTTATTTACTACTGCTGGTAGATTAGCTAATTCACTTAACCCATATACATCACGTTCATTAGAGTTCCACAGAAGAATGATATCAGGATTCCACTTGTACAGCATCTCCGCTCCTACATTAGGAGCTTGCATCTCTAAAGGGCATGCATTAATAGCACCGGATAATGTAATCGCCATATCCATCAAAGTACCTTTACCCGAAGTAGAAAGTACTCGTCCTTTAGACCAAGCGTAATATACTTTCTTTGGGCTTTCTACTTTAGAAGCTTCCATTTCTGCTACTTCTTTTTCTATATAATCTGTGATTTTAGTAGCGCGATCAGCTTTCCCCAATAGTGTTCCTATTCCCTTAAGTTCACTGATAATTCCTTTTTGGTCTTCACTTGCAATGGTAAATACTGCGATACCTAGGTCTTCTAGTTGCGCTACAGCTTCTGCATCTTGATCAAAAGTGATGACTAAGTCTGGCTGAAGTCCTATAATCGCTTCTACATTAGAAGACCCTCCACCGAAAGTAGGTGTAGCAATCTCTTTCTTAGCCATACGACTATCTAAAGTAGATAGAAAAGAGAAAGTATCTTCATTCAAATAAATTTGTTGAGGAATACCCACTAGCTTCTCTTGTGCATCTAACATAAATACATCATCTACCAGAGCCTCGTATAAAGCTACTACTCTAGTAGCAGGCTTAGATAAACGAACCTCTTTACCTCTACTGTCTATAGTTACAAGTTCTGTTGAGGTTGGTTCTGTAGATTGTGTTGGCTCTGTACTTTGTTTACACGATTGTAATAATACAAGTGAAAACAATACAGTTAATAAATATCTTAATTTCATAATTCTTAGAATTTACTCGTCACGGATTGCAAATCCGAGACAACTGAGTTGCGGTTTACAGTTAACGGATTATAGTTTACAGTTTACAGTACAATCGGCCTTCTGCTTCCCGTTCCCTGTTTTCAGTTCCCTATTTACTGTATTTTTTTTTAAGCAAATGTTGTGTGAACAACTGTCTCTTTTCTAATACAATATTATTTGCAAACTTGCTTACTAATTGTTCATATAGATTACCGTCATAAGGCACTAAGAAGGTGTTGTCTCCTTCTATAAACACAGGTAGATGTCTATTGCCTATATAAAAAGAGAAGTCAGCTACCTCATGCCCTTTATCCGATTTAAACTGTATTGCTAAAATTGGTTTAACAACTAGTTGAGCTATTAATTCTCCTTGACAATACAATGCATCTCCATGTTGCCAGTCTCTATCCTCTTTCAGCAGATGTAGTTCAACCCCGTTAGTAGTCAATCGATGAAATAGATGCTTTTGTGTTTCGAACCATTCGATTTCAAACACATCTATTCCCTCGACAATTCGTTCACGAGGTTGAATATCATCTATATAAATTGTTTGTTGCATAAGTGAGTTACTCAGCTGCGTTTGCTTTTTTAGCTTTTACACGTTCTTTTAACCATTCGCACCACTCGTCTATCCCCTCTCCATTCGTTGTACTAATCGTCAATACTTCGATATTCGGATTAACCTCTCTAGCATCTTTCGTCACATTCTCTACTGTAAAAGGAACATAAGGAAGTAAGTCGGCTTTAGACACTAACATTAACTCACTAGTCAAGAACATACGCGGGTATTTCTTCGGTTTGTCATCTCCTTCTGTAGTCGCTAATAAAGTAACTCTATAGTCTTCTCCTAAATCGAAAGCAGATGGACATAATAAGTTCCCTACGTTCTCTATGAATAATAAATCCGTTCCTTCTAGGTCAATATGATCTAGAGCTTGAAGAATCATCTGTGCTTCAATATGACACATTCCTCCTGTTACGATTTGAAGTGCATTTAAGCCTACTTCTTTCATACGAACAGCATCTCTATCAGTCTCTGGATCTCCTACTAATACTGATATGTTTAAGTCTTTTCCTAGACGTTTACCTGTTTCTTGCATTAAAGTCGTCTTACCAGAGCCAGGAGAAGAACAAACATTAATAACACAAACATTCTTTAAGCGTTCTCTAATAGCATTAGCTACAAAGTCATTTGCTTTTAACAAGTGTAATGTGGTATTATCACATTGTAATGAACCTACGCGATTTCCTAAACTTTTTGGATTCGATGCCATAAATAATGATTTATAATGATTGTTTAAATATTACTTTTGAAATATATAATTCGTTGCCTTGTACAATATCAGCTGACGGAGTACCACATGGGCAAACAAATCGGTGATACTCTACCTTAAAGTCTTTATCACAACTGTGACAGTGCGCTATGATATCATTGACCACCACCTCTAACTCCATGTCTCTATAGACCTCATTATCGATGATAAAGGCATCAAAGGCGTTCTGTATCAGCACAGGCTGTACATTAGATAACAACCCTGCTGTGACCTGTATTTTCTGAATATCTTCTACTTTAGCCTCATAGTGTTCTTCTAGTGTAGAAAAGATATCTTTCACGATTGACAATTCATGCATCGCTTTACATTTTAATTCTATATATACTCTACTATAACAGATAAAAAGGTATCTACAATTTTTAGACCCTTTTTTGTTTAACTGTGAAACTTGAAGTAATTCTTTACAGTTAAACTGTTTTTTGATTAGTGTGGATTCTCGCTGATTAGGTCAGTACTATTCTTTTCGGTTTGAATAGACACTAATTTCACTTTTCTTTACAAAATACTTTAAAGTGGCATTTCTAAGAATTGCTGTTATTAATAAATCAAAACCAATCACATACTAGCCACGCCCCCTTTATTAACGGTACAAATGTAAAAACACTTCTCTATCAAGAATAGCACAAATCTTGACTATACTACCATAAAATAGGCATTCACATTTCTTTAAGAGTAGTGAATATAAGAGAATGAGGGAACGAGGAAGACACATAAAAACCTCACAAAGTTGACTGTGAAATACTTTCTTTACAAACACAATTGAATAAGACAAAGTATTTTAGTGTAAATATTCTTTTGTTTTAAATAATTGGTAAATGTATCTTTATGAAAACTAAGAGAATGAGGGAAAAGAACCTATATATAATAGCAGGTTGTAATGGAGCAGGAAAAACAACTGCTTCTTTTACCATTTTACCAAAGATTTTAGACTGTAAAGAGTTTGTAAATGCTGATGAAATAGCTAAAGGCTTATCTCCATTTCAGCCAGAAAAAGTAGCGTTTGAAGCAGGAAGAATTATGCTTAATAGAATTAACGAGCTCTTTAAGGATAACGAAGATTTTTCATTTGAGACAACTCTAGCAACCAAAAGCTATAAACAGAAGATTTTATATGCAAAAGAAAACGGATATAATGTAACACTATTATTTTTTTGGCTTAAGGATTTTCAATTAGCGAAAGAAAGGGTAAAAGAAAGGGTTAAGGAAGGTGGACATAATATCCCAGTAGATGTGATTGAACGTCGTTACATAAATGGAATTATAAATCTTTTTGATATTTATTTAGATATAGTGGATGAATGTCTTATATTTGATAATTCAGAAGGGAATCATTTGCTAATCGCAGAAAAACATATTAGAGAATTGATATCTATTCACAATCCTGATAAGTTTAATGCATTAAAACAATATTATGACAGCAGAAGAAAGAGCTAAAAGAAAAGAAAAGATCATAAAAGGATTAGAACTTGCTTATGAGAATATGATCGCTTTTAAGAAAGAAAAAAAGAGTAAAATAGTTGTAATACGAGATGGGAAAATCGTCAAGTTAAACCCTTAGTATTTGATTGAATATAATAGATGAAGGCTATCTGATTACTCGGATAGCCTTTTTAGTTTACAGTAATCGTTTTACGTAAATCTATATTCAGGACAAATGCAATAAAAAACCTTACCTATAATCTAAAAAGAAAACAAAAAAGCCGAATATTTAACGATACCTGTCTTTTTACATATTGTACTAAGTTACCCTATCCGAACTTAGCGTTTAAGAACTCTTCTCTTTCTAAACCTAAACAATCTGCAAAATACTTAGCAATCATTTCTCTAAGCTCCTGTTCATTCATTGTATCAGGATCTCTTCTACTCTTAAAATAGTTTTTCTCAACCATTAGTTTGACCAACTCACCTACCGTCTCTACTTTAAACTCTTCTCCATTCTCAAATATAATTCCTCTTAAAAAATATAATACCACAATACCTAATGTCACAAGAAGAAATTGTTGAAAAAAAGCAAAAATGACTAAAACAAAAAAGAACAACCACAACATTAAAACTTTGTATTCCTTGGGTTTAAATACCTTTAATTTAAAACCTAAATCTTCTTCTACTCTTTTGATATTCTCAATGCGATTCTGCTTAGGAAATAATTCTTCTAATCGAGTATTCGGTTTTATATCAGACTCGTTTGTATACTTGTGAAGAATTGTTCTTAGTTTATAAAAAGCTTGTTGAGAAGTACAGTCTTCTTTTTTCTCTTGCTTAAAATAGCTAACTATTAAATCTAACATCTCAGCCACATTCCTTACTTCCGCAAGTTTCTGAGGATCTAAAGACAAGTTATATTCATTCACAAAGTTTTCAATGGCATAGTCTAAATCCTCATATTGGTATCCTTTAAACACAAAAGGTTCTTTCACTTCCTCCATAACCAATTTATTTTTACACAACTAAAATACTACTTATTCTCTTTTCCTAAACATAGAATCAAAAAAAGGATACTACCTCTCTGTAATATCCTTTCTAAATTATTCTAAGGAACAAGGAGGTGGACTCACCACTTGCACCCTGTCATTATTCTTGATAATCTCTTTTCCAAAATCAGAAATAGTCTGGATAAGAGGAAGCAATGTTCTTCCAAAATCAGACAATTCATACTCCACTCTTAGAGGAGGCTTACTAGTATACACTGTTCTTATCACAATACCGTCTGATTCTAATTCTTTAAGTTGCAAACTCAAAGTACGCTCTGTGATATTGACCAAATCTTTTCTAAGCTCACTATATCTCTTTTTTTCGGCAAGGTACTTTATAATTGCAGCTTTCCATTTACCTCCTATAAACCTCATCGTCACACTCGTACTACAAGGATAATCTTTATCATCTATACTATACATCAGTTACTATACTTTTTGACCGTTATTGCAAATATAAATCACTATACTTAAGTTTGCAACTATAAAAATGATAGTTTAATTTAATATTAGAAAAATGAGCTTTTTAGAAATTGCTAAGAGTAGATACACAACTAAAAAATATGATTCTACTAAAAAAATAAGTGGTGACAAAATAGAACAATTAAAAGATATACTACAACTAAGTCCTTCATCGATTAATAGCCAACCATGGAAATTTACTATTGTTGAAAGCACAGAAGTAAAAAATCTATTAGCAAGTAACTCAGCTTTTAATCAAACAAAGATAGAAGATGCTAGTCACCTAATTGTGTTCAATGTACTAAGTACAAAAGAATACTTTGAGAAATTGCGTTTAGAAAATGCGGCTGAAGGTTCTAAAATATATTACAATAATTTTCTAAAACCTAGATCGGAAGAAGAGGTTACAGCTTGGTTAAAAAATCAAGTATATATTTCATTAGGATTCTTCTTAGCAGCTTGTGGTACAATGGAAATTGATGCAACACCAATGGAGGGTATTAATACCCTAGAGTTTGATAAGATTATCAATGAAGATGGAGTTTACAAAAGTGTTTTTGCTGTAGCAATAGGATACAGAAATTCTGAAGATACTAACCAACCATCTGTAACTCCTAAAAATCGCCTAGATAAAGAAACTACAATAGAAGTTAGATAATTAAACTACAACTCATGTTACTTCTAACAACAAAAAAGCCAAGAAATCTTATCCTTGGCTTTTTTGTTTTACACAATTGTCTTCTAAAACTCAATTCAGAATTCACATCACACACCTCTTTAACACCCTTTTAAAGGATGTTTTAAAACACTTTACACACTCACCGAATATTTACTCATTCAAATAAAAACAAACTCTTAAAACAGCTTATTTTGAATTGCACAAAAAAACTCACTAAGAAATATTACTTTTCATCGCTCGCTGAAGTACCCTCTGAATGATTGTGATTCTCAAACAATGATTTTAAATTAAGATCGACAATCGGACGATAAGGACCTAATACATTAAAAAATGTATTGTCAACTTCTTGAACAACCACTAACGCTTTTTGTAAAAGTTCCACTCCACTGGGAGTCAAAGTAATCACTTTTGCACGCGTATCCACAGGGTGATCTTTACGCTTAATTACCTTCTTCTCTTCGAGGGTTCGAAGTACTTTTGACACCATCATACGATCCGTATTACTGTGATTAGCAATATCTATTTGTGTAACACTATTACCCTCTTTTGACAACCACCCCAAAGCAGACATCAAAACAAACTGAGTATGCGTAATGTCTATTTTATCCAATTCTCTTTTCATAGTACGTTGCCATAACATCGTTACTTGCCACAATAAATATCCTGAACTTTCTTCAGGAGTATTAAACGGGAAGCTTACTTGATCACTCATATTACTTTAATCATTAATAATTATTACATTTTTTTACAAAACATAAAAGCACTTAAAACACTAAACAGATTCTTTATCTCTATCTGATTTTTGTCTTAAGTGATGCGTCCAATGCATCGGTATTAATCTAAACCACTCGCTAGCGTTTAAATAATCAAAGCCGGGATGTGGTGTTTTTCCACCCAAATCATCTTTTAATAATTCCTTCCAAACACACATCATCTCATCAACCTTCTGTAATCCTAATTCGACTTCTTTTTTACTAAGTGGAGCAATAGGAGTACAATCATCCGACGCAGGTACTTTTATCTTCACAGGAGGAAATTTACCTAATATAGTATAGACCATAAATCCCTTAAAATTCTTTCTCTTATCACAGTTACTTCTTGTCTTCACACAACACTCAATTTGCTTGCCATGAAAATACAATGTAGAATTAATTAGATGTAAATAAATCTGCCCTAAA
It encodes the following:
- a CDS encoding ABC transporter substrate-binding protein is translated as MKLRYLLTVLFSLVLLQSCKQSTEPTQSTEPTSTELVTIDSRGKEVRLSKPATRVVALYEALVDDVFMLDAQEKLVGIPQQIYLNEDTFSFLSTLDSRMAKKEIATPTFGGGSSNVEAIIGLQPDLVITFDQDAEAVAQLEDLGIAVFTIASEDQKGIISELKGIGTLLGKADRATKITDYIEKEVAEMEASKVESPKKVYYAWSKGRVLSTSGKGTLMDMAITLSGAINACPLEMQAPNVGAEMLYKWNPDIILLWNSNERDVYGLSELANLPAVVNKQVKVMKPSFLYDPHTVKFLLFAKQVRQWSYPEYTEDALRAEIDEAMNILYNTKGQK
- a CDS encoding urease accessory protein UreE, translating into MQQTIYIDDIQPRERIVEGIDVFEIEWFETQKHLFHRLTTNGVELHLLKEDRDWQHGDALYCQGELIAQLVVKPILAIQFKSDKGHEVADFSFYIGNRHLPVFIEGDNTFLVPYDGNLYEQLVSKFANNIVLEKRQLFTQHLLKKKYSK
- the hypB gene encoding hydrogenase nickel incorporation protein HypB yields the protein MASNPKSLGNRVGSLQCDNTTLHLLKANDFVANAIRERLKNVCVINVCSSPGSGKTTLMQETGKRLGKDLNISVLVGDPETDRDAVRMKEVGLNALQIVTGGMCHIEAQMILQALDHIDLEGTDLLFIENVGNLLCPSAFDLGEDYRVTLLATTEGDDKPKKYPRMFLTSELMLVSKADLLPYVPFTVENVTKDAREVNPNIEVLTISTTNGEGIDEWCEWLKERVKAKKANAAE
- a CDS encoding hydrogenase maturation nickel metallochaperone HypA produces the protein MHELSIVKDIFSTLEEHYEAKVEDIQKIQVTAGLLSNVQPVLIQNAFDAFIIDNEVYRDMELEVVVNDIIAHCHSCDKDFKVEYHRFVCPCGTPSADIVQGNELYISKVIFKQSL
- a CDS encoding zeta toxin family protein, with translation MREKNLYIIAGCNGAGKTTASFTILPKILDCKEFVNADEIAKGLSPFQPEKVAFEAGRIMLNRINELFKDNEDFSFETTLATKSYKQKILYAKENGYNVTLLFFWLKDFQLAKERVKERVKEGGHNIPVDVIERRYINGIINLFDIYLDIVDECLIFDNSEGNHLLIAEKHIRELISIHNPDKFNALKQYYDSRRKS
- a CDS encoding winged helix-turn-helix transcriptional regulator, which translates into the protein MYSIDDKDYPCSTSVTMRFIGGKWKAAIIKYLAEKKRYSELRKDLVNITERTLSLQLKELESDGIVIRTVYTSKPPLRVEYELSDFGRTLLPLIQTISDFGKEIIKNNDRVQVVSPPPCSLE
- a CDS encoding nitroreductase family protein, which codes for MSFLEIAKSRYTTKKYDSTKKISGDKIEQLKDILQLSPSSINSQPWKFTIVESTEVKNLLASNSAFNQTKIEDASHLIVFNVLSTKEYFEKLRLENAAEGSKIYYNNFLKPRSEEEVTAWLKNQVYISLGFFLAACGTMEIDATPMEGINTLEFDKIINEDGVYKSVFAVAIGYRNSEDTNQPSVTPKNRLDKETTIEVR
- a CDS encoding MarR family winged helix-turn-helix transcriptional regulator; this translates as MSDQVSFPFNTPEESSGYLLWQVTMLWQRTMKRELDKIDITHTQFVLMSALGWLSKEGNSVTQIDIANHSNTDRMMVSKVLRTLEEKKVIKRKDHPVDTRAKVITLTPSGVELLQKALVVVQEVDNTFFNVLGPYRPIVDLNLKSLFENHNHSEGTSASDEK
- a CDS encoding DinB family protein, which codes for MSSIEKSFRDYEKVSKVWKKALETYSEGEISKNGSVDHWSLGQIYLHLINSTLYFHGKQIECCVKTRSNCDKRKNFKGFMVYTILGKFPPVKIKVPASDDCTPIAPLSKKEVELGLQKVDEMMCVWKELLKDDLGGKTPHPGFDYLNASEWFRLIPMHWTHHLRQKSDRDKESV